GCCGGTCCCGCCACGGGCGGGCGGCACGCCCCTATCGCAGGTGTCGATGTCGTGGTGCGCCGCATGGGTCGGTGGTCGGTGCGTGTCCGTGCGGTAGCCCACGACGTGACATGGTCAGGGGTCGGCGGAGGCGAGGATCTGGTTCGGATCGAGGCCGCGTTTCTCGGCGCTGGCCCGGACGGCATCGCGCAGGGCGGCGCTGCGGTTCAGCAGGGCCCTGAAGCGCGCCACGTCCAGGACCAGCAGCGTGGTGGGGGCAATCGCCCGGGCTTCGGCGCGGCGCGCTTTCTTCATCAGGATCGCGATCTGCCCGAACATCTCGCCCCGGCCGAGCCGCCAGGTTTGCCCCGCGCTTTCGACTTCGACGGCCCCAGAGGCGATGAAATACACGCTCCGGACGGGGCGGTTCTTGTGCAGGGCGATGTTGCCAGCGTTCACGTAGCGGGTCTTCAGCGCCCGCGACAATTGCCGCAACGTCTTGTCATCGAGGTCCGAAAACAGCGGGAACTGCCGGATCAGCTCGAGCCGCTGCACGGCGATGTCCAGCGGCGGGCGATGCTCTGCCTGGGCCCGGCGCGTGGCAAGGTCCTGCATGAGGGTGGTGAAGACCTCGGCGCCGATCAGCCCATCCTCCCGCATGGCGGCGTATTCACGCTCTTCCAGCCGCAGGGCGGTGCGGCGGATGAAGCGCCGCTCCAGCTCTTCCGCGTAGCCCGGGTATTGCAGCCGCAGCCCGTCGAGGGCGGTCTCCACCATCTCGATCCGCCGGGCCAGCAGTTCGAGCAGCAGGTCCGCAACCCGTCGCCCGTGGATGCGCCGAATGCGGCCTTCGATGAAGGCGTCGAGATCCCGCAGGGTCAGGCGTTGCGACAGCAGAAGCTCGAACCGGTCCGCGGTCATCCGTACGAGGGGGCGGGACAGGCCGAACCGGCGGTGCAGCAGCCCGGCCACCCGGAAGCCCGGCCCGTAGGCGACAGACCGGCGCGCGGCGCGCTGGTAGCCGTTGCGCCCCCCGGCCCGCGCCCCTTCGATCAGCCGGTCGGCATCGAGCAGGGTCTGCTCGGCCATGCGGGCGGAAATCGTGCGCTCGCGCACGCGCGCCAGGATCGTGTAGCGCTCGAACCCCGCAAGGGCGATCAGGCCCAGGGTGATCCGGTCACGATCGAGGATATCGTCGCTGTCCTCGGCGGCCTTGACCGCCTGTTCCAGCCGTTCGCCAAAGGCCTTCGCCTCGGCCCGGACCACGTCATGGGTCAGGGCGTAATCCTCGGTGGTGCGCGCCACGTCCTCGCGCACGGTCTGAAGCGACACCGCGATCACCTGGCGGGACATCGCCTCGTCGATCGGCGACAGTTGGTCGAGCCCGAGCCAGCCGATGACCGCGCGCAGGGTCGTGCCCTGCACCAGCAGCGTGAAGAGGGTGAAGCCGGTGGCCAGGATACCTACCAGGCGTTTCACCTCGCCGGGGACCCAGATGCTCTCGGTGACGGCCAGGGCAAGGGCAAGGGTGACGGCCCCGCGCAGCCCGCCCCACAGGATCGCGGTCCGATAGGGCCGTTCCACATGGGGCGAGACCCGCATGAGCGTCAGAAGCGGCAGCAGGCCAAAGAGCACCACGGCGCGGGCCGCGAGCGCCGCCAGGATCACCACCCCGAGCAGGACGAAATCCGACAGCCGCACGCCTTCGAGCAGCCGCGGAATGAGCAGGGCGGCGAGGATGAAGATCAGCGCCCCGGCCCAGTGTGCCAGCAGGTCCCAGACCTCGCCCAGGTTGGCCCAGGCCTGCGGCGGCAGGCGACCGGGTCCGGTCAGGTTCAGGGTCAGCCCCGCGGCCACCACAGCGATCACGCCCGAGGCGCCCACGACCTGTTCCGAGCCGATATAGGCCAGGTAGGGCAAGGCCACCGAAACCGAGATCATCGCCAACTCGTGGGCGCGGAACATCGCCATGATCCACACCGCCACCTGCGCGGCGAGCCAGCCCGTCAAGGCACCTCCGGCGATCAGAATCGGGAACTGGCCGAGGGCCTCGCCGAGCCTGGGATCGGGCACCCCCATCATCACGAAGCCCATGAACAGCCCGAACAGGGCGATGGCCGCGGCGTCGTTCAGCAGGCTCTCGCCCTCGATGATCCGCGACAGGCGCCGGGGGGCCGAGATCGACCGGAAGATCGAGACCACCGCCGAGGGGTCGGTGGTCGACACGATGGCCCCGATCAGCAGGCAGGCCACCAGCGGCAAGGTGCTGGCCCAGGACAGCGCGTAGCCCACACTCAGCGTCGCCACGACCACCGCGACCACCGCCAGCACCATGATCGGCACCCAGTCGTCGAGCATGCGCCGCAGGTTCATCCCCAGCGTCGCCTGGAACAGCAGCGTGGGCAGGAAGACGTAGAGAAACACGTTCGAGCTGATCGGCAGACCGAGGATCGCCTCGGCCACCGGGTTGAGGGCATCGGTCAGGTCCGTGCGCAGAAAGAAGATCGCGCCCGACCCGATCAGGATGCCGAGGACGGCGAGGATCACGGTGAAGGGCAGCCGCAACCGCGCGGCAAGAGGCTCTGCCGCACCGATGACGAGAAACAGCGATGCAATCACCGCGGAAACAATGACGATGTCCATGAACAGTCCGTAGCGGAATAACGCAAATGCAGAAACGGCCCAGATGGCCCCGCGTCCAAATATCCTCGCCCGGTGCGCGGACGAGCGCTGGCGCGCGGGCCCGGCACCTGCATCGGGCTGCGTGCGACAACGGGATCTTTGCGGGTCGAGCGGTGCTCTCGGGCGCGGGTCTCTACCAGCCGGAGAACCGGGGCCAGGTCTTCAACGCGGCGCCCGGGGTGTCGGGGATGACATGGTAGTTCTGGTGTTGCGCCGCCGTGGCACAGGCGTGGTTCGGCAGGATCCGCAACCGCGTGCCGACGGGAAATTCGGGGATCGGCCCGTCGAACCCGGGGCGCTTGGCGATCACGCCGTGTTCCTGGTTGGCCTGGATTACGATCAAGCCCGGGATCACCTGCCCCTCGGCATCGCAGACCACGCCGTAGCCCTGGTCGACCCGCTGGGACGCCGTTCCCCGGTCCCGCGACATTGCCATCCAGCCGGCATCGCAGATCGTCCAGCCCCGCGAGGGCTGGTGCCCGATGACCGTGGTCAGCACGCTCAGCGCGATATCGTCGATCTGGCAGACCTCGATCCCGGCCATGACGAGATCGAAGAACACGTAGACACCCGCGCGCAATTCGGTGACCCCGTCGAGGTGCTCTGCGGCATGGGCGGTCGGGGTCGATCCGACACTGACCACCGGACAGGGCAGGCCAGCCGCGCGCAGGACGCTAGCGGCGGCGACCACCGCGCGGCGTTCCTCTTCGGCGCAAAGCGCCTGGGCTGCGCGGCCGACCGCGCCGTAACTCTCCCCGGCGTGGCACAGCACGCCGCAAAGCTCCGCGCCGCCCGCATGCAGGATGCGGCCGACCTCGACCAGGGTGGGGTCCTGCGCCGTCAGGCCGCTGCGGTGGCCGTCGCTGTCGATCTCGATCATCGCCGGGATCGCGATGCCGGAGGCCCGCGCCGCCGCGGCGACCGCCTCGGCCTGGGCGGCGCAGTCGAGCAGGACGATGAGCCGGCAGCCCGCGCGATGCAGGGCCAGCACACGCTCCAGCTTGTCGGGGCTGATCCCCACGCCGTAGAGGATATCGGTGATCCCGGCCTCGGCGAACGCTTCGGCCTCGGCGAGGGTGGAGACCGTGGCGGGGCCATTGCCCCCGGGCAGCACGCGGCGGGCGGCCTCGATGCTCTTGGTGGTTTTCAGATGCGGCCGCAAAGAGAGCCCGAGTGCCGCCGCATGTTGCGCCAGGCGCTCGATGTTGCGCGTCATGCGGGCCTCGTCGACCAGCAGGCAGGGCGTGGGCAGAGGGGAGAGGCGAGAGTCGGTCATGACGCACATGCTAGAGCATCGACAGCCGGGTGACAGGCCCTTCTTTTCGCAAACCGTGCCCCGTGGAGATCGGGCTGGAAATCTGGACCGGTATCCGGCAAGAGATCGTATCTGCCCTGCCTGCAACCTTATCCGCCACGGAATGCCCCCATGACCCACCTGCCCAGCTTTGTCGACGTCCATGCGGATGTTCGGAACGCCCTGGAAACCAACGCCCCCGTCGTCGCGCTGGAAAGCACGATCATCACCCATGGCATGCCGTTCCCCGACAACGTGGAGATGGCCAAGGCCGTGGAGGAGGAGATCCGCGCCCGCGGTGCAATTCCGGCCACCATCGCGGTGCTGGATGGCGTGCTGAAGATCGGCCTGGGCGCGGATGAGCTGGAGGCGCTGGCGAAGGTGAAGGATGCGCTGAAGATCTCGCGGGCCGATATCGGCTATGCGATCTCCCAGGGGAAATCGGCCGGCACCACCGTGGCCGCGACCATGATCGTGGCGCAGATGGCCGGCATCCGGGTGTTCGCGACCGGCGGGATCGGGGGGGTGCACAAGGGGGTCGAGACGAGCTTCGACATCTCGGCGGACCTGACCGAGTTGGGCCGGACCGATGTCATCGTCGTCGCCGCGGGCGCGAAAGCGATCCTCGATGTGCCGAAGACCCTCGAAGTTCTCGAAACCCAGGGCGTGTCGGTGGTCGGCTATCGCACCGACACGCTGCCGGCCTTCTGGACCAGCGGGTCGGACCTGGACATCCCGTTGCGGCTGGACAGCGCGGCGGAGATTTCCGAGTTCCAAAAGGTGCG
The Dinoroseobacter shibae DFL 12 = DSM 16493 genome window above contains:
- a CDS encoding DSD1 family PLP-dependent enzyme, with amino-acid sequence MCVMTDSRLSPLPTPCLLVDEARMTRNIERLAQHAAALGLSLRPHLKTTKSIEAARRVLPGGNGPATVSTLAEAEAFAEAGITDILYGVGISPDKLERVLALHRAGCRLIVLLDCAAQAEAVAAAARASGIAIPAMIEIDSDGHRSGLTAQDPTLVEVGRILHAGGAELCGVLCHAGESYGAVGRAAQALCAEEERRAVVAAASVLRAAGLPCPVVSVGSTPTAHAAEHLDGVTELRAGVYVFFDLVMAGIEVCQIDDIALSVLTTVIGHQPSRGWTICDAGWMAMSRDRGTASQRVDQGYGVVCDAEGQVIPGLIVIQANQEHGVIAKRPGFDGPIPEFPVGTRLRILPNHACATAAQHQNYHVIPDTPGAALKTWPRFSGW
- a CDS encoding pseudouridine-5'-phosphate glycosidase; its protein translation is MTHLPSFVDVHADVRNALETNAPVVALESTIITHGMPFPDNVEMAKAVEEEIRARGAIPATIAVLDGVLKIGLGADELEALAKVKDALKISRADIGYAISQGKSAGTTVAATMIVAQMAGIRVFATGGIGGVHKGVETSFDISADLTELGRTDVIVVAAGAKAILDVPKTLEVLETQGVSVVGYRTDTLPAFWTSGSDLDIPLRLDSAAEISEFQKVRDALRLGGGMLVANPIPAGDEIPAEIINGYIATAQAEMAAQSISGKAVTPFLLQRIFELSEGRSLRSNIALVKNNARLAADIAVALHS
- a CDS encoding cation:proton antiporter, with the translated sequence MDIVIVSAVIASLFLVIGAAEPLAARLRLPFTVILAVLGILIGSGAIFFLRTDLTDALNPVAEAILGLPISSNVFLYVFLPTLLFQATLGMNLRRMLDDWVPIMVLAVVAVVVATLSVGYALSWASTLPLVACLLIGAIVSTTDPSAVVSIFRSISAPRRLSRIIEGESLLNDAAAIALFGLFMGFVMMGVPDPRLGEALGQFPILIAGGALTGWLAAQVAVWIMAMFRAHELAMISVSVALPYLAYIGSEQVVGASGVIAVVAAGLTLNLTGPGRLPPQAWANLGEVWDLLAHWAGALIFILAALLIPRLLEGVRLSDFVLLGVVILAALAARAVVLFGLLPLLTLMRVSPHVERPYRTAILWGGLRGAVTLALALAVTESIWVPGEVKRLVGILATGFTLFTLLVQGTTLRAVIGWLGLDQLSPIDEAMSRQVIAVSLQTVREDVARTTEDYALTHDVVRAEAKAFGERLEQAVKAAEDSDDILDRDRITLGLIALAGFERYTILARVRERTISARMAEQTLLDADRLIEGARAGGRNGYQRAARRSVAYGPGFRVAGLLHRRFGLSRPLVRMTADRFELLLSQRLTLRDLDAFIEGRIRRIHGRRVADLLLELLARRIEMVETALDGLRLQYPGYAEELERRFIRRTALRLEEREYAAMREDGLIGAEVFTTLMQDLATRRAQAEHRPPLDIAVQRLELIRQFPLFSDLDDKTLRQLSRALKTRYVNAGNIALHKNRPVRSVYFIASGAVEVESAGQTWRLGRGEMFGQIAILMKKARRAEARAIAPTTLLVLDVARFRALLNRSAALRDAVRASAEKRGLDPNQILASADP